TGCACTCCGCATAAGCGAGGCCGATGCCGCTGGCCGCGCCGGTGACGAGCGCAGAGCGGCCCTTGATGTCGAACTGGTCGAGGGTCTTCATTCGATTTCCTTCGGCGGGATAACGGTCAGAGATACAGCTTCGGGTTGATCGGGATGCCGTTCTCTTTGCAGTAGCTCTCGTAGTGGTTGATCATCCACCACACGTCGGTGGTTTCGATCAGCACGGCGTTCTCGTCATAGAACTCGATCGGGCCTTCCATCCAGCCGAACAGCTTCACGCCATCGGGATGCTCGGTGACGAGCGTATGGCTTTCGCCCGGAACCTCCAGGATCAGACCGCCGGGTGTCGCCACCCAGTCGTACTCAAGGTAGCGCACCGAGCCTTCTAGGACGACCATGGTGATCGTGCCGCGGTGGAAGTGCGTGCCGATCGTGCCCGGCCCCTTCACCCAGAGGATGTTCGAGAACAGGTTGCGACGGACATCGAACGCCAGGTGCTTGATCGACGCGGTTTCGCCGAATGGAACCCAGGGGCTGTCGTCATCGGTCTGCGCGTCGACATAGCGGCCGCCGGGTGAGTACTTCTCCACCAGCGAGCGGTAATTGAACGGAACCTCGACAATCGCCTTCTTAGTCGACGGTGGGGCCTTCATCTCTGTGGCCATGACAGGGTTCCTTCTAGCGGATCAGGCTGTCGAGGTAGTCATCGGCAATGCCCACCTCTTTGTAATGGGCACGGGCATCACGCATGTAGTCGAACACGTCGTAGTGTCCGACGGTTTTGCCCTGCTCGTCCAGCCACATCAGCGGACCGGACACGACGAAGAACACCTTCATCGGATCGGGGTGCGCGTAAGAGACGAGCGTGTGGCTTTCGCCCGGCGTCTCGAAGATAAAGTCGCCCGCGGTCGCGGTCCACTCATGTTCGAGGTAAGCCCACTTGCCGCTGATCGTGTAGGCCCAGATCGGTTTCGGGTGGTAGTGGCGGTTTACGATGCACGGCTTCTTGGCCAGCAGCACGTCGGCCCACATGTTGAGCGTCGGGCTGATCCACACCGGCTTCGAATAGACGTCCTCCACCATCGGCCGCCCAATCGGCACCCACAGGCGCTCGTCACCCTCGGCGATCTTGGCGAAATAGGCCTCGGGCTGGGCGCCGGGGCGCAGGGCGTGCGGGACCGGCGGAGTTCCGGCCCAGGGTTCGGTGGTTGGCGTTTCAGGCATGCGGACCTCCTTACGCGACTGCGGGCGAAAGGCCGCGCCGCGCCACGACAGCCGGCGCGGTTTCCTTGAGCGCCATCGCGACGAAGCCGCTGATCACCGCGAGCACCAGCAACATCCACAGGAAGGTGGAGTTGCCGAACGAGTCGTTGAGCGCACCGGCGATCGGCGGACCGAACACGCCGCCGAGGATCTCGCACGAACCCATCGCCAGGCCGAGCACGGTAGCATGGTGGCGGGCGTCAAAGCTCTCGGACGGAATGGTCGCCATGAAGATCGGGAAGATCCCGTTGACCGCCCAGCCGACCACGAAGATCCCGGCCATGAGATAGGCTGGGCCGTCGAAGTACAAAGCGCCCAGGGGGCCAAGAACCGACAGGAACGGAAGCACCACCATCACCGGCTTGCGGCCGATCAGATCCGACAGTCCCGATACGGCGAAGCTGTAGACGAACGCGGCAATACCGAGCGAGCCCATCAGCCAACTCGCAGTGGTTTCGTCGAAGCCGCGCTCCTGCACCAGGAACAGCGGCATGAAGGCCCAGGTGGTCACGAAGTGCGCGACCATCAGCACGCCCACAACGACGCAGACCCACATGTTGCGGACCTTGATCGCCTCGGGAATGGTCATCGACTTCTCGGCCTCGACCGGCTTCGGCAGAGGCTTGGGCTCTTCGAGCATGAACCAGATTATGACGGCGCTGATGATGCCTGGGATACCGGCAAGGAAGAACGCCTCGCGCCAGCCGAAAGCATGGGCGAAAGCCACTAGCACCACCGGCGCCGCGAAGCTGCCGAGCAGGTTCGAGCCCATGTTTTGGGCCACACCCTGCGCCAGACCGCGGCGCTTGGGATCGACCTCGCTCGCGACCATCGCATGGCTGATCGGCATGACGCCGCCTTCAGCCGCGCCCATCAGCAGTCGTGCGCCGAGGAGCAGGGCGAAGCTCGAAGCCAGGCCGGTCAGGAACGAGCAGAACGAGAAGGCGAGGGTCGCCAGGACCAGCAGGATCTTGCGCTTGCCGATCGAGTCGGACAGCCGGCCGTAGAAGAACGCCGCGATCGCCCAGGAGAAGCTGAGGCCACCGGCGATGATGCCGATCTGCGTTTGCGTCAGGCCAAGCTCGGGCTGCACCGAGGGCATCAGCACGTTGAGCGCCTGCCGATCGAAGAACACGATCCCGAAGTTGAGGCTCAGCAGGAATACCAGCAGGACCTGGTACCCCGCCGAATTGTTCACCCAGTTCCCCGTCTGGGTGGTGGCGCTTGGCTGCATTGCATGTCTCCCGGCCGCCTCTTTGTGCGGCTTTTTGTCGTTCTAGCTTATTCGATCAGAGGAAGCTGCGGATCGGATCGGTCCCATCCCAGCCGAGGCTCGCTTCCCAGAAACGCGTGAAAGTCTGGTCCATCCCCGGGGTCACCGGCAGCAACTCGACAAAGCCGAGCTGCGCCCCGGTTCCGTTATCGAGGTAGATCACTTCGCCGCCCGTCGGCACCGAAGCGCGGAACGCCTCGTGGTAGCCGCGCGATTGGTATTCCAGGCTATCGGCGTCGACGTTGGCACAGGCGATGCCCACGTGATGGAAGCCGAAGCCGCGCAGCTCGATCGTCTCGCGATAGACCGAAGGTTCGTCATCGAGCGGCTGGATCAGCTCGATCAGCATGTGCCCGGCAAAACCCATGGCGATGGTGATGTCGGCGCGCGATTCCTCGCCGCGATAGGTCTGTCCGGGGACGAGGAAGTTCGGCAGCACGAAGAACGGGCCCGCGCGCATGTTGCTGACCCAGTGGTGGATCGCCTGCTTCAGATCGGGGACGATGAATGCCGTTTGCGCGACGCCGCCCATCGGTTGGCCGTAACCAAGCTTACCAGACATCATTCCTCCCGCGGGCTCTCGTACCATCGGAGCGCCAGTCGGCCTCATCGCTCGCCAATCGGCGCGACAAAGTCAATCACGCCGTGCTAGGTTCTGCGAGAAGAGGAGAGGTGCGATGACCACCGCGATGTTGATTGTCATTTTCCTGATGCTGGCCGCCACCTCGGTCTTCGCCGTATGGGCGGGCCTCAAGTTGATCAAAGGCAAGTAAGCCATGGCTACGCAGCTCAGGCGCAATTCGGATTGCAGCGAAGCGGAATGGACCGCGCGGCAGGAACTCGCCGCCTGCTATCGCATCTTCGACATGTTCGGCTGGTCCGAGTCGATCTACAACCACATCACCGTTCGGGTGCCGGGCGAAGAGACCTTCCTCATCAATCCCTATGGCCTGTTGTGGTCGGAAGTCACCGCCTCCAACCTGGTCAAGATCGACAGTGACGGGAACAAGCTCTGTTCCAGCCCCTATCCGGTCAACAAGGCTGGCTTCACCCAGCACGCCTGCTTCCACAAGAACATCGATTGGGCGCACGCCATCGTCCACACGCACACGCCAGACACGATGGCTGTCTGCTCCAGCGAAGAAGGACTGACGCCGACCAACTTCTATGCCTGCTTCTTCGAAGGCGCGGTCGGCTATCATGATTTCGAGGGCATCACCGTCCGCGCAGAGGAAGGCGTGCGCCTGCTCGAGAACCTGGGCGACAATCGCGTGCTGATGCTCCGCAACCACGGCCCTGTGGTGCTCGGGGCGACGCTCTACGAGATGTTCCTCAACTATTACATGCTGCAGCGGGCGTGCGAGATCCAGGTCAAGACTTGCGCGCTCGGCAAGCCGATCCGCGTGTCGCCCGAAGTCGTCGCGGTGCACCAGCGCGATCGCGACCAGGTCGCGCTCAAGGACTTCGGCAAGGCCGACTTCGAGGCCTGGACTAGGAAGCTCGACACCATCGACCGGAGCTGGCGCGAGTGAGCTTAGATTGCTTCGCTAGAGGGCAGGCATGACCGATCTTACCGTCAACGACCGCCCGGTCCGCTTCAGCATGGACCC
Above is a genomic segment from Altererythrobacter sp. Root672 containing:
- a CDS encoding MFS transporter, with the translated sequence MQPSATTQTGNWVNNSAGYQVLLVFLLSLNFGIVFFDRQALNVLMPSVQPELGLTQTQIGIIAGGLSFSWAIAAFFYGRLSDSIGKRKILLVLATLAFSFCSFLTGLASSFALLLGARLLMGAAEGGVMPISHAMVASEVDPKRRGLAQGVAQNMGSNLLGSFAAPVVLVAFAHAFGWREAFFLAGIPGIISAVIIWFMLEEPKPLPKPVEAEKSMTIPEAIKVRNMWVCVVVGVLMVAHFVTTWAFMPLFLVQERGFDETTASWLMGSLGIAAFVYSFAVSGLSDLIGRKPVMVVLPFLSVLGPLGALYFDGPAYLMAGIFVVGWAVNGIFPIFMATIPSESFDARHHATVLGLAMGSCEILGGVFGPPIAGALNDSFGNSTFLWMLLVLAVISGFVAMALKETAPAVVARRGLSPAVA
- a CDS encoding class II aldolase/adducin family protein, translating into MATQLRRNSDCSEAEWTARQELAACYRIFDMFGWSESIYNHITVRVPGEETFLINPYGLLWSEVTASNLVKIDSDGNKLCSSPYPVNKAGFTQHACFHKNIDWAHAIVHTHTPDTMAVCSSEEGLTPTNFYACFFEGAVGYHDFEGITVRAEEGVRLLENLGDNRVLMLRNHGPVVLGATLYEMFLNYYMLQRACEIQVKTCALGKPIRVSPEVVAVHQRDRDQVALKDFGKADFEAWTRKLDTIDRSWRE
- a CDS encoding 2,4'-dihydroxyacetophenone dioxygenase family protein — translated: MATEMKAPPSTKKAIVEVPFNYRSLVEKYSPGGRYVDAQTDDDSPWVPFGETASIKHLAFDVRRNLFSNILWVKGPGTIGTHFHRGTITMVVLEGSVRYLEYDWVATPGGLILEVPGESHTLVTEHPDGVKLFGWMEGPIEFYDENAVLIETTDVWWMINHYESYCKENGIPINPKLYL
- a CDS encoding VOC family protein: MSGKLGYGQPMGGVAQTAFIVPDLKQAIHHWVSNMRAGPFFVLPNFLVPGQTYRGEESRADITIAMGFAGHMLIELIQPLDDEPSVYRETIELRGFGFHHVGIACANVDADSLEYQSRGYHEAFRASVPTGGEVIYLDNGTGAQLGFVELLPVTPGMDQTFTRFWEASLGWDGTDPIRSFL
- a CDS encoding 2,4'-dihydroxyacetophenone dioxygenase family protein is translated as MPETPTTEPWAGTPPVPHALRPGAQPEAYFAKIAEGDERLWVPIGRPMVEDVYSKPVWISPTLNMWADVLLAKKPCIVNRHYHPKPIWAYTISGKWAYLEHEWTATAGDFIFETPGESHTLVSYAHPDPMKVFFVVSGPLMWLDEQGKTVGHYDVFDYMRDARAHYKEVGIADDYLDSLIR